In one window of Hymenobacter nivis DNA:
- a CDS encoding ribonucleoside-diphosphate reductase subunit alpha: MLVIKRDGRRESVKFDKVTARIEKLCYGLHMDFVSPIEVAKKVIDGIYDGVTTVELDNLAAETAASLTTRHPDYAILAARIAVSNLHKVTSKSFSSTMKRLYTYEDPKNGDNASLLAKDVWEVIHKHAATLDSAIIYDRDYNYDFFGFKTLERSYLLRLEGKVVERPQHMLMRVSVGIHKEDIESAIKTYNLMSERWFTHATPTLFNAGTPKPQMSSCFLLTMKDDSIDGIYDTLKNCALISQSAGGIGLSISNVRATGSYIKGTNGNSNGLVPMLKVFNDTARYVDQGGGKRKGAFAIYLEPWHADVFEFLDLKKNHGKEEMRARDLFYAMWTPDLFMKRVEDNGDWTLMCPHECPGLENSWGPEFEKLYLKYERDGRGRKTIKAQELWFAILESQTETGTPYMLFKDAANRKSNQQNLGTIKSSNLCTEILEYTDKDEIAVCNLASLALPRYLVTDAKGNVTFDHDKLYEVTYQATLNLNKVIDVNYYPVPETQRSNFRHRPIGLGVQGLADTFIALRMPFESDEASGLNEDIFETIYFAAMTASKDLAMKEGAYETFQGSPLSQGKFQFDLWGVTPKSGRWDWDTLRAEVIEHGVRNSLLVAPMPTASTAQILGNNESFEPYTSNIYVRRVLSGEFMVVNKHLLKDLVALGLWNDAMKQEIIAANGSVQGIARVPQHIKDLYKTVWEISQRRIIDMSADRGAYICQSQSLNLHVLNVNFGKLTSMHFHSWKRGLKTGMYYLRTKAAADAIKFTVEKQAAETLEPMLVAAQNQSDMSCSLDNPDACEACGS; this comes from the coding sequence ACGGCGTGACGACCGTGGAGCTGGACAACCTCGCCGCCGAAACTGCTGCCTCGCTCACCACCCGCCACCCCGACTACGCCATCCTGGCGGCGCGCATCGCGGTGAGCAACCTGCACAAGGTGACTTCCAAGTCGTTCAGCAGCACCATGAAGCGGCTGTACACCTACGAGGACCCCAAAAACGGCGACAATGCCTCGCTGCTGGCCAAGGACGTGTGGGAGGTCATCCACAAGCACGCCGCCACGCTGGACTCGGCCATCATCTACGACCGGGACTACAACTATGACTTCTTCGGCTTTAAGACCTTGGAGCGCAGCTACTTGCTGCGCCTGGAGGGCAAGGTGGTGGAGCGGCCCCAGCATATGCTGATGCGCGTGTCGGTGGGCATCCACAAGGAAGACATTGAGTCGGCCATCAAAACCTACAATTTGATGTCGGAGCGCTGGTTCACCCACGCTACGCCCACGCTCTTCAACGCGGGCACGCCGAAGCCGCAGATGTCGTCGTGCTTCCTGCTGACGATGAAGGACGACTCGATTGACGGCATTTACGACACGCTGAAAAACTGCGCGCTGATTTCGCAGAGCGCCGGCGGCATTGGCCTGTCCATCAGCAATGTGCGGGCCACGGGCTCCTACATCAAGGGCACGAACGGCAACTCGAACGGGCTGGTGCCGATGCTGAAGGTATTCAACGACACTGCCCGCTACGTGGACCAGGGCGGTGGGAAGCGCAAGGGCGCGTTTGCCATTTACCTGGAGCCCTGGCACGCCGACGTGTTCGAATTCCTCGACCTGAAGAAGAACCACGGCAAGGAGGAAATGCGCGCCCGCGACCTGTTTTACGCCATGTGGACGCCGGATTTGTTCATGAAGCGGGTGGAGGACAACGGCGACTGGACGCTGATGTGCCCCCACGAGTGCCCGGGCCTGGAGAACTCCTGGGGCCCCGAGTTCGAGAAGCTGTACCTGAAGTACGAGCGCGACGGCCGCGGCCGCAAAACCATCAAGGCGCAGGAGTTGTGGTTCGCCATCCTGGAAAGCCAGACGGAGACGGGCACGCCCTATATGCTGTTCAAGGACGCGGCCAACCGCAAATCGAACCAGCAAAACCTGGGCACGATTAAGAGCAGCAACCTGTGCACCGAGATTCTGGAGTACACTGATAAAGACGAGATTGCGGTGTGCAACCTGGCCTCGCTGGCGCTGCCCCGCTACCTCGTGACGGACGCCAAGGGCAACGTCACCTTCGACCACGACAAGCTGTACGAGGTGACCTACCAGGCCACGCTGAACCTGAACAAGGTGATTGACGTGAACTACTACCCGGTGCCCGAAACGCAGCGCAGCAACTTCCGCCACCGCCCCATCGGGCTGGGCGTGCAGGGCCTGGCCGATACGTTCATCGCCCTGCGCATGCCGTTCGAGAGCGACGAGGCCTCGGGCCTGAACGAGGACATCTTCGAAACCATCTACTTCGCCGCCATGACGGCCTCGAAGGACCTGGCCATGAAGGAGGGGGCCTACGAAACCTTCCAGGGCTCGCCCCTGAGCCAGGGCAAGTTCCAGTTCGACCTCTGGGGCGTGACGCCTAAGTCGGGCCGCTGGGACTGGGACACGCTGCGCGCCGAGGTAATTGAGCATGGCGTGCGCAACTCGCTACTAGTGGCGCCCATGCCCACGGCAAGTACCGCCCAGATTCTGGGCAACAACGAGTCGTTTGAGCCCTACACGAGCAACATTTACGTGCGGCGCGTGCTGAGCGGCGAGTTCATGGTGGTGAACAAGCACTTGCTGAAGGACCTGGTGGCCCTGGGCCTGTGGAACGACGCGATGAAGCAGGAAATCATCGCCGCCAACGGCTCGGTGCAGGGCATTGCCCGGGTGCCGCAGCACATCAAGGACCTGTACAAGACGGTGTGGGAGATTTCACAGCGCCGCATCATCGACATGTCGGCCGACCGCGGGGCCTACATCTGCCAGAGCCAGAGCCTGAACCTGCACGTGCTGAACGTGAACTTCGGCAAGCTCACCAGCATGCACTTCCACAGCTGGAAGCGCGGCCTGAAAACCGGCATGTACTACCTGCGCACCAAAGCCGCCGCCGACGCCATCAAGTTCACGGTGGAAAAGCAAGCCGCCGAAACCCTGGAGCCGATGCTCGTGGCCGCCCAGAACCAAAGCGACATGAGCTGCTCGCTGGATAACCCGGACGCCTGTGAGGCCTGCGGGTCGTAG
- a CDS encoding type II toxin-antitoxin system HicB family antitoxin, protein MATLLTDPHGRLTKAQVEVLLVLDDDSGQYVAYCPALELSSYGDTEDEARAAFEDALAIFLKDTAERGTLDQLLLALGWRLLKQPEPVYEPPRLSVELLNQTARSRRILTEEVLLPA, encoded by the coding sequence ATGGCTACGCTACTCACCGACCCTCACGGCCGCCTCACCAAAGCCCAGGTAGAGGTTTTACTCGTTCTTGATGACGACAGCGGCCAATATGTGGCTTACTGCCCAGCGCTGGAGTTATCTTCTTACGGCGACACCGAAGACGAGGCCCGCGCCGCGTTTGAAGATGCGTTGGCGATCTTCCTTAAAGACACGGCAGAGCGTGGCACTCTCGACCAATTGTTACTGGCGTTAGGCTGGCGGCTCCTTAAGCAGCCCGAGCCCGTTTACGAGCCCCCGCGGTTGTCCGTCGAGTTGCTTAACCAAACGGCCCGTAGCCGCCGCATCCTCACTGAAGAGGTACTATTACCGGCTTAA
- a CDS encoding SDH family Clp fold serine proteinase, protein MSLPRELFDKTIFDLVTNQLKDLEAKLDSDVLFYYGPIDISYIKLFRDCIEELKSPANQEKMHERLTIVLNTPGGSAEATEKMVEIVRANYSELYFVVPDFAMSAGTLFCMAGDKIYMDYSSSLGPIDPQVLVGNAYVPALGYLDKVDEFIKKSAAGTLTQAEFLMLQQQDIAKLNFYQQAKELTISLMKDWLVQYKFKDWTTHRTDAQKKGQPVTNQEKIDRADSIARDLGDNKRWHSHGRFIGINTIQTVLRLEVEDYSKDVPLRNLIRSYNDMILSYILRHQFPALIHSKLGF, encoded by the coding sequence ATGAGCCTTCCGAGAGAACTATTTGACAAGACCATCTTCGATTTGGTTACCAACCAACTCAAAGATCTGGAAGCAAAACTTGATTCTGACGTCCTGTTTTACTATGGACCAATAGATATTTCTTACATAAAGCTTTTCAGGGATTGCATAGAGGAATTAAAAAGCCCCGCAAACCAAGAAAAGATGCATGAGAGACTCACTATTGTTCTCAATACGCCTGGTGGTTCAGCTGAAGCCACCGAGAAAATGGTCGAAATCGTTAGGGCAAACTATAGCGAATTGTACTTTGTAGTCCCTGATTTCGCAATGTCAGCTGGCACTCTGTTCTGTATGGCAGGTGACAAGATTTATATGGACTATTCATCTTCATTAGGTCCCATTGATCCCCAGGTTCTCGTTGGCAATGCTTACGTGCCAGCCTTGGGTTACTTGGACAAAGTTGACGAGTTCATCAAAAAGTCTGCCGCTGGCACTCTGACCCAAGCGGAGTTTCTGATGTTGCAACAACAGGATATAGCTAAGCTAAACTTTTATCAGCAGGCGAAAGAGCTAACTATCTCCCTAATGAAGGATTGGCTAGTTCAGTACAAATTTAAAGATTGGACCACCCATCGCACGGACGCCCAAAAGAAGGGACAGCCTGTAACTAACCAAGAAAAAATAGATAGAGCAGATTCTATTGCAAGAGACTTGGGGGATAACAAAAGATGGCATTCGCACGGACGGTTCATCGGAATCAATACCATTCAAACAGTACTGAGGCTTGAAGTAGAAGACTATTCGAAGGATGTTCCGCTGCGAAACCTTATCAGAAGCTATAACGATATGATTCTTAGCTACATCTTACGACACCAATTTCCTGCCCTAATTCATTCTAAGCTTGGCTTTTAA
- a CDS encoding DUF433 domain-containing protein codes for MATPVSPTHPRITLDYDICHGQPVVHGLRYPVWSVLEYVSSGMSEAEILADYPDLEAEDLRACQAYAASILKKISQTLAGDGTRRAVTKQEMLAHLIQTGKVPPGTVLNERGQLPLRH; via the coding sequence ATGGCAACTCCTGTTTCACCTACTCACCCACGCATTACTCTCGACTACGATATCTGCCACGGGCAACCCGTGGTGCATGGGCTGCGCTACCCGGTGTGGTCGGTGCTGGAATACGTGTCTTCCGGCATGAGCGAAGCCGAAATCCTGGCCGATTATCCAGACCTGGAAGCGGAGGACTTGCGCGCCTGCCAAGCCTATGCGGCGTCAATTCTGAAAAAGATAAGTCAGACCTTAGCAGGCGACGGAACCCGGCGGGCAGTGACGAAACAAGAGATGTTGGCGCACCTGATACAAACCGGAAAGGTGCCACCCGGCACGGTCCTGAACGAACGAGGGCAGCTACCCTTGCGGCACTAG
- a CDS encoding DUF433 domain-containing protein encodes MESLLARITTNPRQCGGRPCIRGMRIRVADVRQLFAAGLTAEQILAEMPDLEALDLQAALHHAA; translated from the coding sequence ATGGAATCATTGCTCGCGCGGATCACCACCAATCCGCGCCAGTGCGGCGGCCGGCCCTGCATCCGGGGCATGCGCATCCGGGTGGCCGACGTGCGCCAGCTTTTCGCCGCGGGCCTCACCGCCGAGCAGATTCTGGCCGAAATGCCCGACCTGGAAGCCCTCGACCTGCAAGCGGCCCTGCACCACGCCGCGTAA
- a CDS encoding DUF5694 domain-containing protein, which translates to MPGLLGLAACATTQHQPVAGGPAGVAPVSVLLLGCSHLAQLYKAGNANSDVLTPKRQAELGAVLDGLQRYRPDGILVEALPERQAALDSLYQLYRQGRLDLSTLPDGRSEVYQLGFALGKRLGLARIHCVNAPGGTSQSILHEGQNIEIYQQATARWRAVAAPFDQQLLDGSHTLPQYLRTLNAPATVQQLHALVYRTPARVTHGTLKTDPMVDAAFLNPQYVGAEFISVFYNRDLKVYSNIVTTQLATHQTRQLVLMGVRHVGSLQGIFRDDPAYRIVEAAPYLGRN; encoded by the coding sequence TTGCCTGGGCTGCTGGGCCTGGCGGCTTGCGCCACCACCCAGCACCAGCCCGTGGCTGGGGGCCCCGCGGGGGTGGCCCCGGTGTCGGTGCTGCTGCTGGGATGCAGCCACCTGGCGCAGCTTTACAAGGCCGGCAATGCAAATTCGGACGTGCTCACGCCGAAACGCCAGGCCGAGCTGGGGGCCGTCCTCGACGGGTTGCAGCGGTACCGGCCCGACGGCATTCTGGTGGAGGCCCTGCCCGAGCGGCAAGCCGCGCTCGACAGCCTCTACCAGCTTTACCGGCAGGGCCGGCTCGATTTGAGCACCCTGCCCGATGGCCGCTCCGAAGTGTACCAGCTGGGGTTTGCGCTGGGCAAGCGGCTGGGGCTGGCCCGCATCCACTGCGTGAATGCCCCGGGCGGCACCTCCCAAAGCATTCTGCACGAGGGCCAAAACATCGAAATTTATCAGCAAGCCACCGCCCGCTGGCGCGCCGTGGCCGCGCCCTTCGACCAGCAGCTGCTGGACGGCTCCCACACGCTGCCGCAGTACCTGCGGACGCTGAACGCCCCCGCCACGGTGCAGCAGCTGCACGCGCTGGTGTACCGCACGCCGGCCCGCGTCACCCACGGCACCCTGAAGACCGACCCCATGGTGGACGCGGCCTTCCTGAACCCCCAGTACGTGGGCGCCGAGTTTATTTCCGTGTTCTACAACCGCGACTTGAAGGTCTATTCCAACATCGTGACCACGCAGCTGGCCACCCACCAAACCCGCCAGCTCGTGCTAATGGGCGTGCGCCACGTAGGCTCGCTGCAAGGCATTTTCCGCGACGACCCGGCCTACCGAATAGTCGAAGCCGCGCCGTACTTAGGCCGCAACTAG
- a CDS encoding rhodanese-like domain-containing protein produces the protein MKKLAFLLLAAVAAGCNQSFPQAAATAPAAAPTAAGLGPGGPTAAINTPKAKQLLAQPATVVLDVRTPAEYQTGHLSQARNLDVSNDDFAQQVAKLDTAKTYVLYCRSGKRSSKAADIMYQQGFHRVVNGGGYVDLKE, from the coding sequence ATGAAAAAACTTGCCTTCCTGCTCCTGGCGGCCGTGGCCGCTGGCTGCAACCAATCCTTTCCGCAAGCCGCCGCTACGGCCCCGGCTGCCGCACCAACGGCCGCCGGGCTGGGCCCGGGGGGCCCCACGGCGGCCATCAACACGCCCAAAGCCAAGCAGCTGCTGGCCCAGCCTGCTACGGTGGTGCTGGACGTGCGTACGCCCGCCGAATACCAAACCGGGCACTTGAGCCAGGCGCGCAACCTCGACGTGAGCAACGACGATTTTGCCCAGCAGGTAGCCAAGCTCGACACCGCCAAGACCTACGTGCTGTACTGCCGCTCGGGCAAGCGCAGCAGCAAAGCCGCCGACATCATGTACCAACAAGGTTTTCACCGGGTTGTGAACGGCGGGGGCTACGTTGATTTAAAGGAATAA
- a CDS encoding GNAT family N-acetyltransferase, protein MIPLIAQTPRLTILAASRALLTAELHKPQYFPLLLGAALPAAWPLPGGPSRAAQEGALAQLTAGGRDAAGWYGWYALRKAEGDVPRTLVGVGGFAGPPDAAGMAELDFFIAEEWRGQGLATELVGGLVQQAAATGRVRRLVAHTPAGHPAAQQVLRRNGFEPAETAAETLCFERAVVPAADAALGPVGA, encoded by the coding sequence ATGATTCCACTGATTGCCCAAACGCCCCGCCTGACCATCCTCGCGGCCAGCCGGGCGCTGCTCACCGCCGAGCTGCACAAGCCCCAATACTTCCCGCTGCTGCTCGGGGCCGCCCTGCCCGCGGCCTGGCCTCTCCCCGGCGGCCCCAGCCGCGCGGCCCAGGAAGGCGCCCTGGCGCAGCTCACCGCCGGCGGGCGCGACGCCGCCGGCTGGTACGGCTGGTATGCGCTGCGCAAAGCCGAGGGCGACGTGCCGCGCACGCTGGTGGGTGTGGGCGGCTTCGCGGGGCCCCCGGACGCGGCGGGCATGGCCGAACTGGATTTTTTCATCGCCGAAGAATGGCGCGGCCAGGGCCTGGCCACCGAGCTGGTAGGTGGGTTGGTGCAACAGGCCGCCGCCACGGGCCGAGTGCGCCGGCTGGTGGCCCACACCCCGGCTGGCCACCCGGCCGCCCAGCAGGTGCTGCGCCGCAACGGCTTTGAGCCAGCCGAAACTGCGGCGGAGACCCTGTGCTTCGAGCGGGCCGTGGTGCCTGCGGCCGACGCCGCGCTGGGCCCGGTGGGGGCATAG
- a CDS encoding bestrophin family protein, translating to MIVREKGNWLRLLFVWHGSVLPQILPRLLVLGILSGAVVYGHGHLLHYKVPLNAAPFTLFGVTLAIFLSFYNNASYDRFWEGRKQWGALLNTTRSLARQALTLGHHPADAPGPPHFVRLLIAFTHALKHQLRYTDAAPDLARLLPASVAQAVQGAAFKPVLLLLEMGRWVQQGRENGQFDTTTQLAFDHNFNLLADIVGGCERLAGTLIPYTYSVILHRTVYLYCFLLPFGLVDSIGWLTPLIVVFVGYTFMALDAIMREIEEPFGLGANDLALNTMSHTIESTLLEMVGAPVPPAPERAARYIFD from the coding sequence ATGATTGTTCGCGAAAAAGGAAATTGGCTGCGCCTGCTGTTTGTATGGCACGGCTCGGTGTTGCCGCAAATTTTGCCGCGCCTGCTGGTGCTGGGGATACTGTCGGGGGCGGTGGTGTACGGGCACGGCCACCTGCTGCACTACAAAGTGCCGCTGAACGCGGCGCCCTTCACGCTGTTCGGCGTCACGCTGGCCATTTTCCTGAGCTTCTACAACAACGCCAGCTACGACCGTTTTTGGGAAGGGCGCAAGCAGTGGGGCGCGCTGCTGAACACCACTCGCTCGCTGGCGCGGCAGGCCCTCACGCTGGGCCACCACCCCGCCGACGCGCCGGGTCCCCCGCACTTCGTGCGGCTGCTCATTGCCTTCACCCACGCCCTGAAGCACCAGCTGCGGTACACCGACGCCGCCCCCGACCTGGCCCGGCTGCTGCCGGCTTCGGTGGCGCAGGCCGTGCAGGGCGCCGCGTTTAAACCCGTGCTGCTGCTGCTGGAAATGGGCCGCTGGGTGCAGCAAGGCCGGGAAAATGGCCAGTTCGACACCACCACGCAGCTGGCTTTCGACCACAACTTCAACCTGCTGGCCGACATTGTGGGCGGGTGCGAGCGGCTGGCGGGTACGCTTATTCCGTATACTTACAGCGTCATTCTGCACCGCACGGTGTACCTGTACTGCTTTCTGCTGCCATTTGGGCTCGTGGACAGCATTGGCTGGCTAACGCCGCTCATCGTGGTTTTTGTAGGCTACACCTTCATGGCCCTCGATGCCATCATGCGCGAAATTGAAGAGCCTTTTGGCTTGGGAGCCAACGATCTAGCATTGAACACCATGAGCCACACCATCGAAAGCACCTTGCTCGAAATGGTGGGCGCGCCCGTTCCGCCCGCCCCGGAACGCGCCGCGCGCTACATCTTCGACTAG
- a CDS encoding amidohydrolase family protein: MKVYTLALGLGGAALLAGSARSAAPAKTYDLVISHVGVVDVVTGQVLPDQTVAVAGGKIVQVGPAARARYAARQTIDGTGRYLMPGLWDMHVHFRGGDSLAAANKKSLALYLVHGITTVRDCGGDLTQRIFAWRRAEDAGTLAGPRIFTSGPKIDGPAAYWPGSLEVETPNQVSQALDSLQRLKVDFVKIYDSKISPEAYLNTITQAEARGMKTTGHMPYSVTLGDAVSRGLDATEHLYYVFKACSSKEDSLTAVVRASLKTPKPLGLFAMLPAVYDTYSPAAAARIFQAMATHHTAAVPTLAIGKTLAELGENDHAHDSLRAYIDPKIQATYARRLASARLQPAATRAFTQKLEAKFMTLVPQMQAAGVVLLAGSDSGAFNSFMYPGSSLQDELTLLVQAGLTPAQALRAATLNGARFMGVADRSGTIAVGKDADLLLLNANPLANINNVKQIAAVVARGKAYQRADLNRMLAAVKNK; encoded by the coding sequence ATGAAAGTTTATACGCTTGCCCTTGGCCTGGGCGGGGCCGCCCTGTTGGCGGGCAGCGCCCGCTCGGCTGCTCCTGCCAAAACCTATGACCTGGTAATCAGCCACGTGGGCGTGGTGGACGTGGTTACCGGCCAGGTACTGCCCGACCAAACGGTGGCCGTGGCCGGCGGCAAAATTGTGCAGGTGGGCCCCGCCGCCCGGGCCCGCTACGCCGCCCGGCAGACCATCGACGGCACCGGCCGCTACCTGATGCCCGGGCTATGGGACATGCACGTGCACTTCCGCGGCGGCGACAGCCTGGCGGCGGCTAATAAGAAAAGCCTCGCGCTGTACCTGGTTCATGGCATCACGACGGTGCGCGACTGCGGCGGCGACCTCACGCAACGGATTTTCGCGTGGCGGCGCGCCGAAGATGCGGGTACGCTGGCGGGGCCCCGCATCTTCACGTCGGGGCCCAAAATTGACGGCCCTGCGGCCTACTGGCCCGGTTCGCTGGAAGTGGAAACGCCCAACCAAGTCAGCCAGGCCCTCGACTCGCTGCAACGGCTGAAGGTGGACTTTGTGAAGATTTACGATAGCAAAATTTCGCCCGAGGCCTACCTGAACACCATCACCCAGGCCGAAGCCCGTGGCATGAAAACCACTGGCCACATGCCCTACTCCGTCACGCTGGGCGACGCCGTGTCGCGAGGCCTGGACGCTACGGAGCACTTGTACTACGTTTTCAAAGCCTGCTCAAGCAAAGAAGACAGCCTTACGGCTGTGGTGCGGGCCAGTCTGAAAACGCCCAAGCCGCTGGGGCTGTTTGCCATGTTGCCGGCCGTGTACGATACCTACAGCCCAGCCGCGGCAGCGCGCATTTTTCAGGCCATGGCCACCCACCACACGGCCGCCGTGCCCACGCTGGCCATTGGCAAAACCCTGGCCGAGCTGGGCGAAAACGACCACGCCCACGACTCACTGCGGGCTTACATCGACCCCAAAATCCAGGCCACCTACGCGCGGCGGCTGGCCAGCGCCCGCCTGCAGCCCGCCGCCACCCGGGCTTTCACTCAGAAGCTGGAAGCTAAGTTCATGACCCTTGTGCCGCAGATGCAGGCCGCGGGGGTCGTGCTGCTGGCGGGCTCCGACAGCGGGGCCTTCAACTCGTTTATGTACCCCGGGTCCTCGCTGCAAGATGAGCTGACGCTGCTGGTGCAGGCCGGCCTCACGCCCGCCCAGGCCCTACGCGCGGCCACCCTCAACGGGGCCCGGTTCATGGGCGTGGCCGACCGCAGCGGCACCATTGCCGTGGGCAAAGACGCCGACTTGCTGCTGCTGAACGCCAACCCGCTGGCCAACATCAACAACGTGAAGCAGATAGCCGCTGTGGTGGCGCGCGGCAAAGCCTACCAGCGCGCCGACCTGAACCGGATGCTGGCGGCTGTAAAAAACAAGTAG